In Setaria viridis chromosome 5, Setaria_viridis_v4.0, whole genome shotgun sequence, the genomic stretch GGAAGGATCCTCTCTACTGGGATGGTGCCGTGCTGCTTGCTCCTATGTGCAAGGTCCTTATCTCAACTGAATTCCACAACAGAAAGAACACGCCTCTATCTGCATAATTCATGCTACCatttcattttttcttcttgtttttttatgAAATCATTTCATTTCTTCTTGTCAAGAGTCAAATGGTCTTGAGCCTCATGCCTAGATTTTCCTTTATTCTGACTATAGACGGTTGTCTTGCTGTTTATTTCTGTGGGATTCTTCTTTAGCACGAGTAGCCCCACGTGTAGTTATGAATGTTCTTATAAGAATGGTTTGCTTTCGTTGACACTTTATTGTCACATGATATCAGATCTTTGACGACATGCGTCCTCACCCGATCGTCGTCAGCGCACTGAACATGATCAGCACCGTTGCGCCTAGCTGGAGAGTCATCCCTGCCACGGACATGATCGACAAAGTCTGCAAAGATCCCCAGTTCAAGAAAGAGGTAATTATCCTTTTGTTTTAAACtatgaagaagaaagagaatgaACCGACTCGTGTTTGATAcccggactaaattttagtccctgtcaTAGCGGATGTTTGcacactaattaagagtattaaatataatctaatgataaaactaattgcataaatgagggctaattcgcgagacgaatctattaagcctaattagtccatgattagcccatgtgatgctacagtaaatatatgctaattatggattaattaggcttaatagattcgtcccgcgaATTAACCCttgtttatgcaattagttttataattaatccttctaattggtatcaaacatccgatgtgatccgaatccaaacaccacctaaagcTTGTATCAAACATGCTATTGTTAGTTGATGCAGACGTGTATTCAGTCAGTGCTACTCCGTGTCTGAATTCTTGTGCAGATCCGTTCCAACCCGTACATGTACAAGGGAAACCTGGCGCTGCAGACAGGCAGTGAGCTCCTCACTGTCAGCCTAGACGTCGAGAAGAATCTGCATGAGGTGATTGCAGCGTTGAAAACACGTGAATTCCCCCGTTGATCATGGGATTCCTGCCACATTTTAACCATCCAACATCCAACGAGATGTCTCACAAAGTGATTGCGCTGCTGGCAGGTATCGTTGCCGTTCTTGGTCCTGCACGGCACCGACGACGTCGTAGCCGATCCTTACGGGAGCAAGCTGCTGCACGAGAGGGCGTCGAGCAGGGACAAGACCCTGAAGCTGTACCCCGGGATGTGGCACGTGCTCATGGGTGAACGGCCGGAGGACGTGGAGCGCGTCTTCGCCGACGTGATCTCGTGGCTCGAGGGTAGGGTCGGCGCCACCGTCCCCGGCAGCAAGACGAGAGCGTCATGAGCTATAGGCCCTCTTTGGAGTCGttggaactcgcttatctggcaagcaagcttatctgataagcctgctgcatggagaatctgctgtctgaataagcagggtgtttggcaatcctgattattttgtgtcgattgtctgtcctggttggtaaattgaccgctgataatagctcatttttattgtgaatctgaggagaagacaataattctaatgcctttggagtttgttaaatagaaattacattacaataatatgaaattcatacgatagatcggtctagtatggaaacatccaTCATGGGTACAACAACGAATCACGAAACCATAGCGACAACAAtagcatcacgcaatgcacccatATCAATGTCATCTCCTAAAGCATCAGCACCACCATCTGTGCTAGGTTGGGTTGAATTACCATCATCTTCCTGAAAATCCTCTTCAAAATACACGTCATGTACGGCACTATCtctgatgaaattgtgaagggccATACAAGCAACTATAATTTTCGACTGCTTGTTAACCGGATAACTGGGCAAATTCAAGAGAATgcgccacttcatctttagaactccaaatgatcgctcaatcacatttctaagggatgaatgtgcaTGATTAAACACTTTTTTCAATCCTACCGGATGCTGACCATGCTGCCATTCAGAAACATGATACCTCTGTcccttgtagggtgcaagaaatccttttctattaggatatccagagtcaacaagatagtacttacctgcatgttatatttatatgttatatcacaatgagcaaatattccctgaaaaataaattgcaacatAACTCGTCCTTACCATCGGGAGGATGTGGAAATTGATCCTTGTATGTGAAAAGCGTGTCCAATAATACACGAGTATCATGGACAGAACCAGGCCAACCAGTGACAGCAAATGTGAAccgcatatcaaagtcacaaacCGCCATGACATTTTGTGAAGGATACCCATGCCGACCAATGTATTTCGGTTGATCAGCTAATGGCACAGTTACGGGTATATGGGTACCATCAATTGCTccatgcaatctttgaaatgaggCCAAAACCTTGCTTCTTGTAGTTTAGGATGAATAGTAGAAAATTGTGGATCTTTAGGCCTCACAAGTCAACAGCTAATCTCATGATAGATTCAAGAACCTCTTCAAATTTCCTACTCACAGTTTCTAATGAGCGATGGAAATTATTCTTGCATTGCCTAAAAGATTGAGGTGCACCACAAGCCCATAGAAACATTCCTAGTGCTTCCTTGCTGCAAAATTGTCTACTTGATCTCAATCCATAATCTTGCACCAAAGTGTCATGAAGGCTTAAGAAAACTGACCTCCTCATTCTGAACATGTTAAAGCACTCCACTGGATCTTGTAGTTGTAACTCAACCCACTGTATTCCAGTCatccttgctatcatagtagtaatcttcttcttgttAGTACCAGATGATGCCATGTAGTCCAGACCAAGCATTGCCActatgtaatcatcatcagtGTCATCAGATTCATCAACATTCATGGTATGAACAGAATCACTGTTGCCTTCACATTCACTAGTTGCACTAGAGGtactcatcaaaacaaatgcaagCCTGTCAAAAAGCACTAACCAAGTCATCAGATGAATTTTTATTGTTACAACACAACTAATAGAAGGTTCATAGTCTCACACAACATActtagaaaattgaaattatgtCTCACACAACATAAGAGAAATGAAAGATAAATGGCACACTAATGCAACACCCTAGTGCTTCTTCCTTATCTCCCAAGCCCTCCTCAGCCAATTCAACCTCCCATTTGGTATCTTCAATGTAATGAACACATCgtgattttcctttttttgaagaAGTTGTGTGGCATAGAAGTGTTCATCACTCCCCTCCTCAGCCCCATCCTTAATGACTTGCTCCAACATATTTCCAATCTCATCTCTAACATGATCAACAACTTGTGAAGTAGCTGAATGTTTACTACTTTGAGCTTTCAACTCATATGCATCGACCAACCGCTTCATGCACTGGTCTCTaaaagtcttcttcttctttcctttagggGAACTAGTAGCTGGCCTTTTGAAGCCCTCCGCTCAGAACTGGATGGGACCTTATGTGCCTCCCTATCATTGTTGccctcaacatcaacaacatcatgttcatcaacatCAACGTTTCCATCACCACTTGGAACATATGTCATTTGTAACAATGACCGATTCAAACATGATTCGCATCTGATCCTCATATTCAAGCGGAGCTGTTCTGAACCGGATACAACCTGgcatagcctgtaaaatatcatCAAAACAACATGTTATTATACtccaattcaaaaaaaaaataaacaacatGTATATAAACTATATCTCTAGTATGAttgtgtaacgaccgacccctaaccttttcctggttaggtttgatctcagcccttaacctcggTCAGTCgctctgttgaccgcacctaagtgctcagtcttccgccagatccgacccctaccgcttcgttcctttttcccgaccctggcgagttccgccctccgtcggatcctgctgatcttcctcacccgtccgatcttttccccggtggaccgtgagatcctttttccagatcccccgcgtcagccgcactcgagttgcatggccacCTCGGagctttcctgccgcgtggctcgtcttctccgacgcccccgctcagttttgtctctggcaagcgaccaagtgggttcccgcgccctttttccccaatggcagcggaagccctctgcacccctttctgcagaccctcgtctcccgcgcccatcatcgcgataccagatcccggccccggagaccgatgtcgcccatcttttctgtcccttccagcaacagttgcgccgcccggtcgtcgctacgcgacgattccccaaccgccaaccccgaccgcggccgcgacagttcctttccccgctctgtcagaagccgcccgacaatctgttgttccgcgctctcccccgcgccgcgtccgcttgttctcccacctgtgcgccctcgatcctagcgccatttaaccggtcgcttctatcacctcttccgcacgacgacgcccgctctccgccaaatcccaaccaccggtctacccgcgcctacgccgccctgacggagtagcgcaatgatcgctggcgtcacccccggagttctgcagcaccgcccggtttgctcaatcgccgccacggcagagcactccattgcttctccccggccttcgcgccgctccccttctatCTCTCCACGACGTTTCcattcctctgctccagcagctataaaaagaaTGCCctcgtcgccggagttccctccgctcttgCTGCCCTCAGCTTTCTCGCTacctgctcaagcttctagcgccacccacccagttcttgaaaagttcatctcccagttccttctcagttcatccaagtcaccagcagcgtgctcccttgtgctgtgtagagctctcttgtgatccgcaagaaacGCCGTTGCCGAAACATCACCAATCTTAGTccctgctcgaagctttagttcccCGCCCAAGTCCGCctcttcctgaccccaagctttcctttcaggaagaaggtgagtgccgaccctaagtctgtctcgcccgacccctcctatccgcccgaccccagttccgtcccgtccgaccctgtctgttcaccgacccttgtccgcctcgcccgagggcttggctgtgatctttttcttcaactcgagggtgtatgtgtaaaacgtgggaacccttcagcgcctacgcctgaggatcccagttatcacatcctctagttcaaggatcagaccactagttcccttcctacccttacctgttgatcatcatcagctctctcaaaccgcctcaacctcctgctctttgtcgcgagtttctgggctcaggcgagccagtgttgctgttgaactaactgtctaagctaacccttgcattgcattcgtgtagaactgcatctcgctgacggcttctacgagctgcacccggcgcccgaagaagaagctgtagccgagatcctgcccgcggaagtcgaagtcgcccccgaagtcgagcagttccagccctcttggtttgcaggcaagccccggttgcatgaaaatcctacgtgttcttgccaaacttgtgcatgctttccgaatagcatgtttgtgcatttacgtctaGGAGTTgtatgaaaccctagatgcatgacttagtaacccttgatatgagcactagctgttggaccgagtagctgcattgcttaaataggagacggtaaaagccgagtgatctcctgtcactcgcgagttgtaggagttgcatgtttactctctgctacaactataaggacggtggacggggcagggtttgggtaacactttggtggtcggatggttgccccgtctgtctatgaaaacttgctaaggcccgacagtggtggtgttcgtgatcaagtgtttgaaagtactagcctcatacttagtatgggatgaggaagcctagtacctgattgaacctagacgtgagcggtcgccccattgttcttggaacggagtttcccctgctggttgtcgcacgtggtggcaaagcgtggtcacagaacggcagagaccgggtctgtgaaaccttgcaccaaaggaaatgggcccgacacgggttaggggattgatggggaaggccgacacaggaagcgacctccaggtgcgcggatgtcgtggggctaggttcaccatgcatggttaaagaactcgaatcgattcgtctgcctctcacagtttgagattacttgatcgctatgtcaccctgagtaaatgaggaatctgatgatggaaatgttgttgtttttatctacaCACTTGATTGGCTCGATGTCTGCTTAGAAAtagttgcacaacctagactggtaatcaaatctagaaccggagctaaaacttgaaaataagttacctagtgcttttggcaaaacaaacccctcagccaagaagccttgcatgtctagttggaagagcagttggctcctccccggttaagtcttgttgagcttagtagctcagccttgttgtggctcctgtttttcaggtgaagttgcagctcccgacccctcccttgttggcgcttggccgccccagcttccgccaggctggacggttgagtgggacccctcctcggacggcgaggagaggactcagtgatgttctggttggcctcgcccggacgtccgaccccgacgaagtcttccgctagcttttctctgttgatctttgtttgtaaaccctaatgttggattttatgatggaaccaaaatgagtaaaacttgtttaaaaaccgtggactcgttgtattctctgtaaccgctcgcCTTGTGTgggttgctgaactcgatcctgtttaagtggttaaatcggatgaagtccgacggcacttcgtgttggCTTGAGTTAACcagagtgtcgcatgttaggcggctaaactctgattaatcaagctaatccgaggtggttacGCCACAGATTGTTAGTGGGctcattttattttgttcttcccACCATTCATCGTCAGCCACAATACAACCAGTAACAGGATATCTTCCCAATCCGGTTGATCTCAAGTTCAAAGTCTTCCATtgggtatacatttttttcaatatatcccacCTATTCTTCATTTGACTCTCACCGTATGGCCTCTTGGTACGCTCATAAAACTTTCTAATAAGGTTTGCATATCCCACCGCATTCAAACATTGCTGCGGCCGATTGAAAGCAAGTACTTCTTCCACACaaatgtcattgaaagctttCGTGGCAAATGAATCCCATTTTGCCACAATTTTTGACGATTTTTCCATCTAGAATTTGATTACAGTATTGTAGAATTAAATACAAATCTACGAGCTTGTTCACTGATCATACAACCCACAATCTGTCATTTTAGCAATCCATCAAGAAGTGACAAAAATTTTACCTTGCTATTTGTTGGCAGCCTTGCAGTCGTAACAGCTACAGCTGTCCAGATCCTTCGCAGCAACTGCACGCATGCATAAAATTGTTATGAGCTTGCTCCAAAGAGACTccaatgcaaaatgaaaaaagaattaaTTCGACCCTTGTTTATTTATTTCGATGTGCAAAATTTGCCTTGATCCCAGCAGCATTTTCTTAAAACTCCCAATGCATGTTTTGTAGTGAGCAAAGGAAACAATGGCCCTAAAGTCCGAAGTTCTGAACTGAACTCATTGGGGTCTAGCATACTGTATATGTGATATGTAGCCGGGTACCGATAGCCATTATATTGTGCACCATCAGAGAATTTACAGAGGCAtggtatatatatattttttacctCTCTAAATTGTGCAGGACCTAGACGAGCTAGGCTGCAGGTAGATAGATAGTGGAAATGCAATAATACTGTCTGTACATGCATTTTCCAAAAGAGTGATTCATTCATTCTGAGTCTCAACGACATGTGATGTATATATAGTGACAGAGATGTGCGTTGCATTTCCTCCAATTGTGAGAGTTTGAAACTTTATTGAGTAAAAATATAACATTTCTCTGATACAACCTATGAGTATCTATATGCATTGATCAGTATCATTAAAGGTTCTGCGCTTGCTAGTGTGCATGTGTAAGCTAGCGCAGTAGAGGATGCCCAGCTACCTGCAGATGTATCAAATATGTGCAGGTGTAGCTCCAGCAGGGgcctccggcggcggggtggcgtCCAGGCGGgaacggcggaggcggcgcccaggcgggggcgttcggcggcggggcagcccgcggcgggggcctggcaggggcggccggtggaggtagggaggcgggccggccgaccccaggggcggcaccggcgggccCGGATCCAGGGGGCAGGGGCGTcgagcggcgggggcggcgcccaggcgggggcatccggcggcggggcggcccgcggcgggggcctggCAGGGGCAACGTCGGGATCTGCaggggggcggcgccgggatctgggcgagcggcggcggcgggatctggagcGGCGGGATCTGGAGCGGCGGACGCtgcgggaggagcggcggcggtcgcctGGAGGTGTGCTTGCCCGAGGGTACCGGGGGAAAAATGCTCCGCTTGTGGGAGAAGCGTCTCCAGACCCGCGTACGAGATAAGCTGGGTGCTAGTTGTATTCCAGATTTTCCACTAAGCGGCTTACGTGACAAGCGGGGAATAAGCAAGGCGTTTGGGTGGGCTTATCGCTTATTTTCAccaataagcgggaaataagcgacTCCAAACAGGACCATAGAAGACAGGTTGTGAACAAGTACGTGATGCGTGTATTAAGCCTTTAATTTCAAGCATTTTTTGAACACTAGATATTCTCTCCTTCCGCTCAAATACTCGGTAGCTGTTTCGAGAATTGCCTGTGCAACGCATTTCACATCATGGGGTTGCAACATCCGGCTGTTCCTCTGTATTAGCCTTTTTCAACTCTTTAATAGTACGCGGCGGCGTTTAGATGGTAAAGATGCTCTGATAAATATGATGATCGATCAGTAAAGCAAATAGCGCAATGCATTTTGTTTACACCAAATCTGTGGATCACGTCAAGTTGGctagttgcagacttgcagacATGTTGGCTATAGCCTATGGCTAGTTGCAGTTGCAGATATGATCGCAGTCGCAGGCATGTCTAGGGCCTTGTTTGCTCAACGGCACACAGATATACATACAGGCAAGTGGGTTGTGtgcccgcaggccgcagccgcagcctgcTTGTTTTGAGGCGAAGCTGGCGTCGCCCAGAGCCGCACCAACGACGCACGGAGTGCCACGCGTCGACGCCCTTCTACCAGCAAGCCATATGATGCAATCATGCAGCCGCTGCACGCCCCCCTCCCTCCACATGCGCGCTGCGCCGCTCCTGCGCTGGCACAAACCGGACGTCCTAAGCGCCACCTGGTCACGCCCTCTCCCTCCGCCTACAACTACACAGGGCAAACCCTACCTCCCCTCCTATGTTTtgctcctcctctcttctctctctctgacCTGGACCGCTGGACGACGAGCCGCGAGCTTGAGACTTGAGAGGAATCACTTGACTTTACCTATCCGAGTCTCCGTTCTTCCACGTTCGGTAAGCCGTAAGATCTCACCCGATCGCCGCCCGTTCGGCCGCTTTGCGAATCTCTCTCTTTCCAAGCCAACTGGCCTTAGCAAGGTGCGCGCCGCACGGATACATTTTCTTCCTCGGCATTATAAAATTTCTCTTATAACAATCCTATCTTAATCTAGtctattgagttgcatgcaccaatcAGATCAACCCAGAAGCTTAAGTTGATGGTGagaggtgggcaattcacttatactccaacatgATCAGCACTCGGTATGTCGTGACTTTATGGGAGAGTAAGAAATTAAAAGGCTCCCTTATCAAGGAGAGTAATGTTGTAGTCATCGATTGCTTAATCTACTTCAGCGCatggagaagagagaaaatgaTGCTAGCGAAGTATATTGGGTGTAGAGGATGATCCTTCCTACTAGCTAGTCTATAGAAAGGATGCCAGTTTTATTAGGGATTTGTTAACCCTTTAGGGTTGTGTTAGTCATATGCTAAGATTTTAATATTTGCACTTTAAACCTACTTtgagtaatatatttattttgtttgtgtgTGTAACAAATTTTAGTGCAACCAAGTTCCGTTGCTTGCCTTAATCTCTTGCAAGACCCAAATCCGCCATAATGGGTGTCATGTATATCAAAattgccttttccttttcttataTGCATGGAGTCAAGATgagaaa encodes the following:
- the LOC117855708 gene encoding caffeoylshikimate esterase: MAQYRDNIKYEEDFVVNSRGNRLFTCRWTPKALEPRALIFICHGYGAECSISMGDTAARLVHSGFAVYGIDHEGHGKSSGSKGYISNFSNVVKDCSDHFKSVCEKQENRSKKRFLYGFSMGGTVVLQLHRKDPLYWDGAVLLAPMCKIFDDMRPHPIVVSALNMISTVAPSWRVIPATDMIDKVCKDPQFKKEIRSNPYMYKGNLALQTGSELLTVSLDVEKNLHEVSLPFLVLHGTDDVVADPYGSKLLHERASSRDKTLKLYPGMWHVLMGERPEDVERVFADVISWLEGRVGATVPGSKTRAS